The genomic window TTTTTCTACAAATTAGCAACCGAAAAAAATAAAAAGCCATTCCTCAAGGGAACAACTTTCTCACTTATAATTAAAAGTTTCCCCAGCCAACTTATCTGCTAACTTAGGAAAGAGGGTATAAAACTTATGGGCTAGATTCAGCAAGGCTGGGAGATTGAGCTCGCGTTTGTTTTTGCCTATGGTCTTAACAATTTTTTTAGCTACTGCATCTGGCTCGAGTAGGAAGCGATTGACCGATTTGAGGTAGGTCCCATCTGGGTCTGCCTGATCAAAAAATCCTGTACGGATAGGTCCTGGATTAACAGTCGTCACATAGACACCATAGGGCATGAGCTCAAGGCGAAGAGCATTTGAAAAACCAATGGCCGCAAACTTGGTCGCAGAATATAGACTTGACCTAGCAGTCGCAATCAATCCTGCCATGCTGACGATATTGATGATATGACCTTTTCGAATCTCCTTCATACGAGAAGCAACCAAACGAGACAGATTCATCAAAGCAAAGGTGTTAACCTCAAACATTTGATGAATATCTTGATTAGAAATCTTGTCAAAATCCTCAAAAATCCCGTAGCCAGCGTTGTTAATCAAAACATCAATCTTACCATAACGCTGATAGAGTTCAGTAACTAGTTCTTCTAAGGCTTGAGCGTCGGTAATATCAATTTCAATCAATTCTGCCTGAGGACGATTTCCGTATAGTTGAGCTAATTTTTCCTTATTTCTACCTAGCAAAATGAGTTGGTCTTGAGGTAAGAGTTTGACCATTTCTTGGGCTAGACCCCCGCTAGCACCTGTAATGAGAATAGTAGACATACTTTTCCTTTCTCAATCTTCTAGATTTCCACTTCTTCCAAATCTTTAACTACATGGACATTTTCAAAAATTGTTGCCGCATCTTTTTTTAGCTGGCTGATATCTTTTGAAAGAAAACGGGCGCTGATATGGTTGAGTAAGAGTCGTTTGGCTCCTGCTTCTGTTGCAACCTGCGCAGCTTGCATATTGGTTGAGTGACCATGATTGCGGGCGATTTTCTCATCACCCTTGCCATAAGTCGACTCATGGACAAGAACATCTGCATTGACACCAAGACGCACACTGGCATCTGTTTTTCGAGTATCTCCCAAAATGGTAATAATCTTACCTGGACGTGGCGCTGAGATATAGTCTGAAGCCTTGATTTCTCTTCCGTCCTCTAGGACTACATCCTGACCGTTTTTGATTTTCCCAAAAAGTGGGCCAAATGGGACACCTGCCGCCTTGAGTTTTTCAGCATCCAAGGTTCCTTCTAGGTCCTTTTGCATGACACGATAGCCCACGCAGAAAATAGTGTGATCCAACTCTTCCGCATAAACTGTAAATTTAGCGGTTTCAAGAATTTTCCCTAGAGAATCTTGGTTGAACTCATGGAAATGAATCTTATAGGGCAGGCGTGAACCTGACACTCGTAGACTGGTCAAGACAAAAGATTTGATGCCTTGGGGACCATAGATTTCCAAATCTGTCTGCTCTTCATTGGCCTGAAAAGCGCGGCTAGAAAGGAATCCTGGCAAACCAAAGATATGATCTCCATGCAAGTGTGTGATAAAGATTTTGCTGACCTTGCGTGGTCGAATCGTGGTTTCCAGAATGCGATTTTGCGTACCTTCTCCACAGTCAAAGAGCCAGACTTCGTTAATCTCGTCCAAGAGTTTCAGGGCGAGACTTGAAACGTTGCGGGCTTTAGAGGGCTGGCCAGCCCCCGTTCCTAAAAATTGAATATCCATTCGATACTTTCTAATTAATCAATATATAACATGGCAGTGCGGTTTTCCGATTGGAAATAGCGCTTGCCAGAAAAAGCAACAGCTTCTTGCAATAAATCCTCTTGGCTGTAGCCTTTTAGACGTTTGCGACCATCAGCCAAACTTTCCAAATCAGTCAAAGCTGTAAGATTTTCCACGCTAACAACTTCCTCGTCCCCGACAGCCTTCATGTAGATCTTGCCAGACTCCTCAAAGACTAGTTGATGGGGGAAAATTTGCGCAATCTCAAAGAGCAAGTCTTCTGAAATAACCTCTTTATTTTCAGAGAAAATTCTACCCAGACCCTCACTCTCATAACAAAAACCAAAGGATTTGCCAGACAGATTAAGCCGAATAAAAGGCTTACTTTCTAAGGTGAAACTTGGTTCAACATTGTAAAGATTCAATTCTTGACTGAGTTCTGCAAAATAATCCGTCGCAGCCTCAGGACTCTTTTTCTGGTAGAGTTCAGCAAAGTAGGCGTTAACTACACTCGGCGGAGGTGTGATCAGTGCCAACTGCTCCTGCTCTGTCTTTCCAGCTAGAAGCTGATCTAGATAGACCTTGTCTAGACTTGTATAGCCCCCATATTTTAGAGCCAAAGTTTTGATATCAGTCATAAAATTCCTCTAACCTCCATTTGTTTTTTTCAGAAATGTAGCCTGTAATCACTTCGCCGTCCTCCTGATAATCACGTTCTTCCAAAATCGCAACACTTTCTAAATCATGAATCTTGTAGGATTTTGAAAAAGGCACGCGCAAGGTAAAAGATTCAAAAATATCCTTGATTTTCTCTAAAAATAGTGCCTGAAAATTCTCACGACTATCCTCAGACTTGGCAGAAATAAGGGCATAAGGCGTTTGGGTCGGCGTAAAATCCTCCACCAAATCCGCTTTATTATACAGGGTCAGGCGAGGAATATCCTCCATGTCCAAGTCTTTCATGATGGAAAGAACTGTTTTTTCATGCTCTTCGTGGTAAGGATTGCTGGCATCGATAACATGAACCAGAAGGTCCACATGCTTGCTTTCTTCTAAGGTTGACTTGAAACTGGACACCAACTCTGTCGGCAAATCTTGGATAAAGCCAACGGTATCTGTCAAAGTTACTTGGAGATTGCCTCCCAGATGGATACTCTTAGTCGTCGCATCTAAAGTCGCAAAGAGCTCGTCTGCTTCATACTGGGTCTTACTGGTCAAGGTGTTCATGATGGTTGATTTTCCAGCATTGGTGTAACCAATCAAACCAATCTTAAAGGTACTTGACTCCAAACGTTTTTCTCGAACTGTCGCTCGGTTTTTCTCAACCACCTTGAGTTGACGTTCGATATCTGTAATCTGGTTGCGAACACTACGACGGTTCAGCTCCAGCTGACTTTCACCTGGACCACGGGAACCAATTCCCCCTGCCTGACGGCTGAGCATAATCCCCTGACCAACCAAACGAGGCAAGAGATACTTGAGTTGTGCAAGATGAACTTGTAGCTTACCTTCATGGCTTCGAGCTCGCATGGCAAAGATATCTAAAATCAACTGCATACGGTCAATGACCTTGACACCTAAGACTTCCTCTAAATTGACATTTTGTCGAGGTGTCAGACGGTTATTGACGATGACAGTCGTGATTTCTTCTGCGTCCACCATTTGAGCAATTTCTTCCAACTTACCAGAACCGACAAAGGTCTTAGAGTCGTATTTTTCTCGTTTTTGTCTGTAGCTATCTACCACAACTGCTCCAGCTGTCTTAGCTAGACTAGCCAACTCTTCCATGGAGAGGTCAAAATTATCCATGCCCTGGAGCTCAACACCAATGAGCAGGACTCGTTCCTCTTTTTTCTCCGTTTCAATCATTTAAAAACTCCTCAATCTGGCTTAAAATACGCTCTTTAACACCCGATTCTCCTATCTGATAAAAAGTCACCTGCATGCGGTTACGGAACCAGGTCAACTGGCGCTTGGCAAATCGGCGAGTCGCTTGCTTGAGACTATCGCTAGCCTCCTCCAATCTCTGCTCTCCACGAAAATAGGGGAAGAGTTCCTTGTAACCAATTCCTTTAGCAGCCTGCACATCTGGATAATGGTCAAACAACCACTTGGCTTCGTCTAGAAGTCCAGCTTCAAACATCAGGTCCACTCTGTGATTGATACGCTCATAAAGCTGACTACGCTCATCATCCAAGCAAATAATCAGCGGATCATATAAACTTTCTTGATTTTCCAAATCTTGACCAAAATGGGCAATTTCCAAGGCACGCATGGCACGACGACGATTAAATTGGGGAATTTCAAGGCCTGCTTGATCTAGGAGCTGGGCTAACTCCTCATCTGAAAAAGGCTCTAGACTAGCACGATAAGCTAAAATGTCCTCATGTGGTGTCTCCCCACCTAAATGATATCCTTCTAGCAGACTCTGGATATAAAGACCTGTCCCACCTGCAATAATAGCAAGCTTACCTCGACTTTGAATATTCTCGATGGCTACTTTAGCTTCTGAAACAAAATCAAAAGCCGAGTAAGACTCGGTTACATCTCTCACATCAATCAAATGATGAGGGACAGTTGCCTGCTCCTCCGGACTAGCCTTGGCAGTCCCAATATCTAGGCCTCGGTAGACTTGTTGGCTATCCCCACTGACTACTTCACCATTGAATCGCTGAGCAACTTCAATGGCTAGGGCAGTCTTTCCAACTGCAGTTGGACCAACAATCACAATTATTTTGCTTTTCATCGTTTTTCCTTGAAAAATTCCCATTTTTTCGTTACTATTATTATATCACAAAATAGACAGGCAGAAAAATGCTATATCTTAAGCTATTTCCGTCTGATTTATAAATAAAAGGAGGAAGACTCATGGCTAAAGGATTTGCTAAAGGTCTCGTAACAGGTGTTGCAGGAACTGTTGCTGCTGTTGCAGGTGCAGTATACGCATTCAAAAAGAAAGTGATTGAACCAGAAGAACAAAAAGCAGCTTTCATCGAAGAAAATCGTAAAAAAGCAGCTCGCCGTCGCGTATCACGCTAATTAATAAAAAAGAAGTTGGAATTTCCAACTTCTTTTTTTCTATTCTTTTATACTCAATGAAAATTAAAGAGCAAACTAGAAAGCTAGCCGTAGATTGTAGATATGACTGACGAAGTCAGTTACATATATCTACGGTAAGGCGACGCTGACGTGGTTTGAAGAGATTTTCGAAGAGTATTAAATAGCTAGGTCAAACTTCAACTGCGGTTTCACTGGATCATAGTCAACCAACTCAAAATCTTCTGCTTTAATATCAAAGAAGTTGGTCTTGTCTGGTACATTCAAGACCAAACGTGGTTGGCAATTTGAAGGTTCACGACGGAGCAATTCCTGAGCTTGTTCAAATTGATTGTCATAGATATGAAGGTTATTGATAAAATAGAAGAATTTTCCAACTTTCCAACCAAAGTGTTTGGCAATCATCATTTGAAGAGCCACATACTGCATGGCATTGATGTGATGAGCAACCAGCATATCGTTAGAACGCTGAGTCAAGGTTGCATCCAGGTAAATTTCCCCATCTACACGACGTACATCAAACATGGTCTGGAAGGCACAAGGAAGAAGGCCATCAGTCTCCTCAAAAGCTTGGTAATCCCAGAGAGAGATGATATTGCGACGGTTCCAAGGATTAGCTTCCAACTGCTTGAGGATTTTATTGATGATGTCGTGCTTTTTAACAACAGCCCCGTAACGCTCACCGATTGTCCCTGTATCTCCAACTTCCCAGTCATTCCAGTAATGAACATTGTACTTGTCATTGAGAACTTCTAGGCTATTGGACTGGTCTTGGTAGATCCAAAGTAGTTCTTTGATAGCTGATTTGATAGCAATTGGACGCAAGGTCGTGATTGGAAATTCACCCTTAGACAAATCATACTCCGCAAAAGCACCTGTAATGTACTTGGAGTTAGCTACTGTTCCATCCTTATACTTGGGACGAGCTTGTTCTGAAAAGACTCCTTCATTGAGAATTCGCTCAATATTTTCTTTAAAAATCGTATCTGCTTTTGTCATTTACTCTCACCTCAACGTTTATTCTTAACTAGTATAGCATAAAAAAAGAAAGGAGGAAAATCACTCGCTTCAAGATAGTGATTTTCTCCTTCTTTTGCTTCTTATTGCAAGACAAGAGATGCTGCCCCAATCACTCCAGCGTCATTTCCTAGAGTCGCAAGAGCCAATTTCGTTGTTGTGCGAACTTGCGGGAAGGTATTTTCGTCATAGACCTTTTGCACACCTTGTAGAAGGAAGTCTCCGGCAGCTGATACACCACCACCGATAACGATCGTTGATGGATTTAGGATAGAGCCGATGTTGGCACATGCAATACCCAAGTAACGTGAGAAGTTACGGTAAACGATCAAGGCAAGATCGTCCCCTTCTTTTGCCAAGTCAAAGACAGTTTTAGCTGTTACTTCTTCACCGTCGTCAATCAAGCGTTTTAAGGCTGCATCGCCTTCATATTCATCCGCGTAACGACGAGTCAAGTTGACAATACCTGTTGCTGAAGCCACTGTCTCAAGACAGCCTTTTTTACCACAGGTACATGCGATTGGTTGGTCAAAGTCAACAGTGATGTGACCAAGCTCACCAGCAGCACCAGCAACACCGTGCAGCAATTTGCCTTCTGCCACGATACCGCCACCAACACCTGTACCCAGAGTCATAAAGACAACGTCTGGTTGGTTTTCACCAGCACCCATCCAACGCTCACCAAGAGCAGCTACGTTAGCGTCATTGTCGATAAAGAATGGAATACCCAAGGCTTTTTCCATCTTTTCTTTGATTGGTTGAAGAGTTTTCCAGTTGAGGTTGTAGGCTCCGATAACAGTTCCGTTTTCACGGTCAACCACACCAGGTGAACCCATACCAATCCCTTGGAAATCCGTAGCTGACAATCCAAGCAAGTTCAAACGATGTTGAATTGATTCA from Streptococcus sp. oral taxon 061 includes these protein-coding regions:
- a CDS encoding SDR family oxidoreductase yields the protein MSTILITGASGGLAQEMVKLLPQDQLILLGRNKEKLAQLYGNRPQAELIEIDITDAQALEELVTELYQRYGKIDVLINNAGYGIFEDFDKISNQDIHQMFEVNTFALMNLSRLVASRMKEIRKGHIINIVSMAGLIATARSSLYSATKFAAIGFSNALRLELMPYGVYVTTVNPGPIRTGFFDQADPDGTYLKSVNRFLLEPDAVAKKIVKTIGKNKRELNLPALLNLAHKFYTLFPKLADKLAGETFNYK
- the rnz gene encoding ribonuclease Z; amino-acid sequence: MDIQFLGTGAGQPSKARNVSSLALKLLDEINEVWLFDCGEGTQNRILETTIRPRKVSKIFITHLHGDHIFGLPGFLSSRAFQANEEQTDLEIYGPQGIKSFVLTSLRVSGSRLPYKIHFHEFNQDSLGKILETAKFTVYAEELDHTIFCVGYRVMQKDLEGTLDAEKLKAAGVPFGPLFGKIKNGQDVVLEDGREIKASDYISAPRPGKIITILGDTRKTDASVRLGVNADVLVHESTYGKGDEKIARNHGHSTNMQAAQVATEAGAKRLLLNHISARFLSKDISQLKKDAATIFENVHVVKDLEEVEI
- a CDS encoding cystathionine beta-lyase is translated as MTDIKTLALKYGGYTSLDKVYLDQLLAGKTEQEQLALITPPPSVVNAYFAELYQKKSPEAATDYFAELSQELNLYNVEPSFTLESKPFIRLNLSGKSFGFCYESEGLGRIFSENKEVISEDLLFEIAQIFPHQLVFEESGKIYMKAVGDEEVVSVENLTALTDLESLADGRKRLKGYSQEDLLQEAVAFSGKRYFQSENRTAMLYID
- the hflX gene encoding GTPase HflX; translated protein: MIETEKKEERVLLIGVELQGMDNFDLSMEELASLAKTAGAVVVDSYRQKREKYDSKTFVGSGKLEEIAQMVDAEEITTVIVNNRLTPRQNVNLEEVLGVKVIDRMQLILDIFAMRARSHEGKLQVHLAQLKYLLPRLVGQGIMLSRQAGGIGSRGPGESQLELNRRSVRNQITDIERQLKVVEKNRATVREKRLESSTFKIGLIGYTNAGKSTIMNTLTSKTQYEADELFATLDATTKSIHLGGNLQVTLTDTVGFIQDLPTELVSSFKSTLEESKHVDLLVHVIDASNPYHEEHEKTVLSIMKDLDMEDIPRLTLYNKADLVEDFTPTQTPYALISAKSEDSRENFQALFLEKIKDIFESFTLRVPFSKSYKIHDLESVAILEERDYQEDGEVITGYISEKNKWRLEEFYD
- the miaA gene encoding tRNA (adenosine(37)-N6)-dimethylallyltransferase MiaA, encoding MKSKIIVIVGPTAVGKTALAIEVAQRFNGEVVSGDSQQVYRGLDIGTAKASPEEQATVPHHLIDVRDVTESYSAFDFVSEAKVAIENIQSRGKLAIIAGGTGLYIQSLLEGYHLGGETPHEDILAYRASLEPFSDEELAQLLDQAGLEIPQFNRRRAMRALEIAHFGQDLENQESLYDPLIICLDDERSQLYERINHRVDLMFEAGLLDEAKWLFDHYPDVQAAKGIGYKELFPYFRGEQRLEEASDSLKQATRRFAKRQLTWFRNRMQVTFYQIGESGVKERILSQIEEFLND
- a CDS encoding DUF3042 family protein, producing the protein MAKGFAKGLVTGVAGTVAAVAGAVYAFKKKVIEPEEQKAAFIEENRKKAARRRVSR
- a CDS encoding thymidylate synthase, which encodes MTKADTIFKENIERILNEGVFSEQARPKYKDGTVANSKYITGAFAEYDLSKGEFPITTLRPIAIKSAIKELLWIYQDQSNSLEVLNDKYNVHYWNDWEVGDTGTIGERYGAVVKKHDIINKILKQLEANPWNRRNIISLWDYQAFEETDGLLPCAFQTMFDVRRVDGEIYLDATLTQRSNDMLVAHHINAMQYVALQMMIAKHFGWKVGKFFYFINNLHIYDNQFEQAQELLRREPSNCQPRLVLNVPDKTNFFDIKAEDFELVDYDPVKPQLKFDLAI
- a CDS encoding ROK family glucokinase, translated to MSQKIIGIDLGGTSVKFAILTQEGEIQEKWSIKTNILDEGSHIVDDMIESIQHRLNLLGLSATDFQGIGMGSPGVVDRENGTVIGAYNLNWKTLQPIKEKMEKALGIPFFIDNDANVAALGERWMGAGENQPDVVFMTLGTGVGGGIVAEGKLLHGVAGAAGELGHITVDFDQPIACTCGKKGCLETVASATGIVNLTRRYADEYEGDAALKRLIDDGEEVTAKTVFDLAKEGDDLALIVYRNFSRYLGIACANIGSILNPSTIVIGGGVSAAGDFLLQGVQKVYDENTFPQVRTTTKLALATLGNDAGVIGAASLVLQ